A region of Myxococcus stipitatus DSM 14675 DNA encodes the following proteins:
- a CDS encoding TIGR02265 family protein: MTVIAFRSRERETLDPGCELERRLGLSATEDRARGMFFLGVMDVVRRESGETAAARCLAASGERRFVPFFLYPVSAFLRMSFAAAEILAPRLGGFETAMRIIGAQATHDFLDSVVGRSFLMLAAGDPRRLINNLPSGYRTAVTYGERHVTWTGNQDACFNVFRDFMPHTYHEGVLQAVLQAIGTRVARVRGRPLSLLDCEYVMSWA; encoded by the coding sequence ATGACAGTGATTGCGTTCCGGAGTCGGGAACGAGAAACTCTCGACCCAGGCTGCGAGTTGGAACGACGTCTGGGGTTGTCCGCGACCGAGGACCGGGCTCGCGGCATGTTCTTCCTGGGTGTGATGGACGTGGTGCGGAGGGAGTCAGGAGAGACCGCGGCCGCGCGGTGCCTGGCGGCGTCCGGCGAGCGACGCTTCGTTCCCTTCTTCCTCTATCCGGTCAGCGCCTTCCTGCGGATGTCCTTCGCCGCGGCGGAGATTCTCGCGCCGCGACTGGGCGGCTTCGAGACGGCCATGCGCATCATCGGCGCGCAGGCCACCCATGACTTCCTCGACTCGGTGGTGGGCCGCAGCTTCTTGATGCTCGCCGCGGGGGACCCTCGGCGGCTCATCAACAACCTGCCCTCCGGCTACCGGACGGCCGTGACGTACGGCGAGCGGCACGTGACGTGGACGGGCAACCAGGACGCGTGCTTCAACGTGTTCCGGGACTTCATGCCCCACACGTACCACGAGGGGGTGCTGCAGGCGGTGCTGCAGGCCATCGGCACCCGCGTCGCGCGCGTGCGCGGGCGCCCCCTGAGCCTGCTGGACTGCGAATACGTCATGTCGTGGGCCTGA
- a CDS encoding OmpA family protein — MGFNLIDMVRERFTGNVMQQMGSALGEDPSTLTKALPGAIAAVGGSVVERGSTEAGAQRLMSQLNEGGYTGPDTGGEDSLSPDTVERGQGMLNGLFGDKLGMLSSVLGRTGGFSNSKSASGLLAVVAPMVMGVIGKQVRDHRMSPSGLSQLLGSQRSLLSAAMPAGLGSILGMGGTGPRVVEEVHETRTVPSVETVRRQQPIERAPVHAEPRKQNLSWVIPVALLALLAGWFLTRGKREAPRREQATATQPAQPARPEEPVRPAPDDTGVGGAGSMGTRAPAVVQDAQGMRQAIDNGANSFILGGVNFDEGSATLTPQSDASVGQLASVLREKPDARVRIAGHTDSTGDPAANRQLAQRRAEAVRSALVEDGIPASRVDVAAVGSEKPVADNDTTQGRDMNRRIEVQMLSR; from the coding sequence ATGGGATTCAACCTCATCGACATGGTCCGTGAGCGCTTCACCGGCAACGTGATGCAACAGATGGGCTCCGCCCTGGGCGAGGACCCGAGCACGCTGACCAAGGCCCTCCCGGGCGCCATCGCGGCGGTGGGTGGCAGCGTGGTGGAGCGAGGCTCCACCGAGGCGGGCGCCCAGCGCCTGATGTCACAGCTCAACGAAGGGGGTTACACGGGCCCCGACACGGGCGGCGAGGACTCGCTCTCCCCCGACACGGTGGAGCGCGGACAAGGCATGCTCAACGGCCTGTTCGGCGACAAGCTGGGCATGCTCAGCAGCGTGCTCGGCCGCACGGGCGGCTTCTCCAACTCGAAGTCCGCGTCCGGGCTGCTCGCCGTCGTCGCCCCCATGGTCATGGGTGTGATTGGCAAGCAGGTGCGCGACCACCGGATGAGCCCGTCGGGGCTGAGCCAGCTCCTGGGCAGCCAGCGCTCGCTGCTCTCCGCCGCGATGCCCGCGGGGCTGGGCAGCATCCTGGGCATGGGCGGCACGGGGCCTCGCGTCGTCGAGGAGGTCCACGAGACGCGCACCGTCCCCTCCGTGGAGACGGTGCGGCGCCAGCAGCCCATCGAACGCGCCCCCGTGCACGCGGAGCCCCGGAAGCAGAACCTGTCCTGGGTCATCCCCGTGGCGCTGCTCGCGCTCCTGGCCGGCTGGTTCCTCACGCGCGGCAAGCGCGAGGCCCCTCGGCGTGAACAGGCGACGGCCACGCAGCCCGCGCAGCCCGCTCGGCCGGAAGAGCCGGTCAGGCCCGCTCCGGATGACACCGGCGTGGGCGGCGCCGGCTCCATGGGCACCCGCGCGCCGGCCGTCGTGCAGGACGCGCAGGGCATGCGCCAGGCCATCGACAACGGGGCCAACAGCTTCATCCTGGGCGGCGTGAACTTCGACGAGGGCTCCGCGACGCTGACGCCGCAGAGTGACGCCAGCGTGGGGCAGCTTGCGTCCGTGCTGCGCGAGAAGCCCGACGCGCGCGTGCGCATCGCCGGCCACACGGACTCCACGGGTGACCCGGCCGCCAACCGCCAGCTGGCGCAGCGCCGGGCGGAGGCCGTGCGGTCCGCGCTCGTCGAGGACGGCATCCCCGCCAGCCGCGTAGACGTCGCCGCCGTGGGTTCCGAAAAACCCGTGGCGGACAATGACACCACCCAGGGCCGCGACATGAACCGCCGCATCGAAGTCCAGATGTTGAGCCGCTGA
- a CDS encoding ADP-ribosylglycohydrolase family protein, which yields MVTREERIEGGVLGLLVGDALGVPYEFHAPEWIPARDALEFEPPAGFSRAHPDVPPGTWSDDGAHALCLLDSLLCQGRLDVEDLGRRLVNWREWGYLAVDGAVFDVGIQTDRALSRVRAGVPAASAGPAGPQDNGNGALMRVLPLALWHRGSDAELAADAMLQSRVTHGHARSRVCCALYCLWARRAWEGSARPWEEALSALRALYPEGTESRTELDGSILPTGAEDTPGQGTGYVVDCLRSARDCVCAHGSYEDVVRSAVRLGHDTDTTAAVAGGIAGVIHGVRGIPARWLRALRGRELVEPLLRKLVLHAARG from the coding sequence ATGGTGACACGCGAGGAGCGAATCGAGGGAGGGGTCCTCGGCCTGCTGGTGGGGGATGCGCTGGGGGTTCCCTACGAGTTCCACGCGCCGGAGTGGATTCCCGCGCGGGACGCGCTCGAGTTCGAGCCCCCCGCGGGCTTCAGCCGCGCCCACCCGGACGTGCCCCCGGGCACCTGGTCCGACGATGGCGCCCATGCGCTCTGCCTGTTGGATTCATTGCTCTGTCAGGGCCGCCTGGACGTGGAGGACCTGGGGCGCCGGTTGGTGAACTGGCGCGAATGGGGTTACCTGGCGGTGGACGGGGCCGTGTTCGACGTGGGAATCCAGACGGACCGGGCCCTGTCCCGGGTGCGTGCGGGCGTGCCCGCTGCGAGCGCGGGGCCCGCTGGCCCGCAGGACAACGGCAATGGCGCCCTGATGCGGGTGTTGCCCCTGGCGCTCTGGCACCGGGGGAGCGACGCGGAGCTCGCCGCGGATGCCATGCTTCAATCCCGCGTGACACATGGTCATGCGCGGTCTCGAGTGTGTTGCGCTTTGTACTGTCTTTGGGCACGGCGTGCATGGGAAGGCTCGGCCCGGCCCTGGGAGGAGGCGTTGTCGGCGCTGCGGGCGCTGTATCCCGAGGGCACCGAATCCCGCACGGAGCTGGACGGCAGCATCCTCCCCACGGGCGCCGAGGACACCCCAGGGCAGGGGACGGGCTACGTGGTGGACTGTCTTCGCTCCGCGCGGGACTGCGTGTGCGCCCACGGCTCCTATGAGGACGTGGTCCGCTCCGCGGTGCGCCTGGGGCATGACACCGACACGACGGCGGCGGTGGCCGGCGGCATCGCGGGCGTGATTCACGGCGTGCGGGGCATTCCAGCGCGCTGGCTCCGGGCGCTGCGCGGACGCGAGCTCGTGGAGCCGCTCCTGCGCAAGCTGGTGCTTCACGCGGCTCGCGGATGA
- a CDS encoding sensor histidine kinase: protein MSNQYEADAPAEQSRAGQTGPLDVMRAAMPVAESGLPEAKSLDAAVEARACALLWEYLAAVRRRVDRLGVGLMVGQWLFALALAVAMSAHPWDWRVRPGLEPLWVALLWGGPLCLIPSTLALLRPGAGVTRHVMAAAQVLWSVLLVHLSGARLETYFHVFGSLALVTFYRDARVLLTAGVAAVVAHLLRGIGWPQAGVTVAGTPGGSVLELVFWVGLVDGVLVLACRGATREMKRVAERQALLARAKELELLERERMLERSGRELKDSREQVARMEKLAAVGKLTATVSHELRNPLAAARTANAAVVRRLRQVEGAREDARLQRFLDIVERELAVCASLTSEMLEFVRERPLVLRACPLHGLVEEAVDVVPRREGVRVENRVPAGLEPPWVDRELLRQVLINLVQNAAESMPPGREGVVAVSAELSGGRAFHIRVTDNGGGIPAQVLDHIFEPLFTTKEHGTGLGLTVVASTVRQHGGTLRVESREGEGSVFTICLPHARATAEVACPS from the coding sequence ATGTCGAACCAATACGAGGCGGATGCGCCCGCGGAGCAGTCGCGTGCGGGGCAGACGGGTCCGCTGGATGTCATGCGTGCCGCCATGCCGGTGGCGGAGTCCGGGCTGCCGGAAGCGAAGTCGCTGGACGCGGCGGTGGAGGCGCGTGCCTGCGCGTTGTTGTGGGAGTACCTGGCGGCGGTGCGGCGCCGGGTGGACCGGCTGGGCGTGGGGTTGATGGTGGGGCAGTGGCTGTTCGCCCTGGCCCTGGCGGTGGCCATGTCCGCGCATCCCTGGGATTGGCGGGTGCGCCCCGGGCTCGAGCCCCTGTGGGTGGCGCTGCTCTGGGGCGGGCCGCTGTGCCTCATCCCCTCCACGTTGGCGCTGCTGCGGCCCGGTGCGGGGGTGACCCGCCATGTGATGGCGGCGGCGCAGGTGCTGTGGTCCGTGTTGTTGGTGCACCTGTCCGGCGCGCGGCTGGAGACGTACTTCCATGTCTTCGGCTCCCTGGCGTTGGTGACGTTCTACCGGGACGCGCGGGTGCTGTTGACGGCGGGGGTGGCGGCGGTGGTGGCGCACCTGCTGCGGGGGATTGGCTGGCCGCAGGCGGGGGTCACCGTCGCGGGGACGCCGGGCGGCAGCGTGCTGGAGCTGGTGTTCTGGGTGGGCCTGGTGGACGGCGTGCTGGTGCTGGCGTGCCGGGGCGCGACGCGGGAGATGAAGCGCGTGGCGGAGCGGCAGGCGCTGCTGGCTCGGGCGAAGGAGCTGGAGCTGCTCGAGCGGGAGCGGATGTTGGAGCGCAGCGGCCGGGAGCTGAAGGACTCGCGGGAGCAGGTGGCCCGCATGGAGAAGCTCGCCGCGGTGGGGAAGCTGACGGCGACGGTGAGCCACGAGCTGCGCAACCCGCTGGCCGCGGCGCGCACCGCCAATGCCGCGGTGGTGCGGCGGCTGCGCCAGGTGGAGGGCGCTCGGGAGGATGCGCGCCTTCAGCGCTTCCTGGACATCGTCGAGCGGGAGCTGGCCGTGTGCGCCAGCCTCACGTCGGAGATGTTGGAGTTCGTGCGCGAGCGTCCCCTGGTGCTGCGCGCGTGCCCGCTGCACGGGCTGGTGGAGGAGGCCGTCGACGTGGTGCCTCGTCGCGAGGGCGTGCGCGTGGAGAACCGCGTGCCCGCGGGGCTGGAGCCGCCGTGGGTGGACCGCGAGCTGCTGCGCCAGGTGCTCATCAACCTGGTGCAGAACGCCGCGGAGTCGATGCCGCCGGGGCGCGAAGGCGTGGTCGCCGTGTCGGCGGAGCTGAGTGGTGGGCGGGCCTTCCACATTCGGGTGACCGACAATGGTGGAGGGATTCCCGCCCAGGTGTTGGATCACATCTTCGAGCCGCTCTTCACCACCAAGGAGCACGGCACGGGGCTGGGTCTGACCGTGGTGGCCAGCACCGTGCGGCAACATGGTGGCACCCTGCGCGTGGAGAGCCGCGAGGGCGAGGGCAGCGTCTTCACCATCTGCTTGCCCCACGCGCGGGCCACGGCGGAGGTCGCCTGCCCCTCATAG
- the metF gene encoding methylenetetrahydrofolate reductase [NAD(P)H] encodes MKIRNRLNPSNPCFSFEFFPPKTDEGVANLLKTLEDLAPLEPGFVSVTYGAGGSTRDRTLELVTRIKAETGIEAMAHLTCVGHTREELRELLQRLTEAKLDNVLVLRGDPPLGQKTFTPAEGGFAYASELVQFIREEDFNFCMGGACYPEGHVETASRDDDLRHLKAKVDAGLDFVVTQLFFDNAFYFDFVERARRAGINVPIVPGIMPITNYDQVQRFTRMCGATVPMRLGLQLERVKDQPDAVVQLGVAHATVQCMELLSRGVPGIHFYTLNKSPATRMIVSALRART; translated from the coding sequence ATGAAGATTCGTAATCGGTTGAATCCGTCCAACCCTTGCTTCTCCTTCGAGTTCTTCCCGCCGAAGACCGACGAAGGCGTGGCCAACCTCCTCAAGACGTTGGAGGACCTGGCACCTCTGGAGCCGGGGTTCGTCTCCGTGACGTATGGGGCCGGCGGGAGCACGCGCGACAGGACGCTGGAGCTGGTCACCCGCATCAAGGCGGAGACGGGCATCGAGGCGATGGCCCACCTGACGTGCGTGGGCCACACGCGGGAGGAGCTGCGGGAGCTGCTCCAGCGACTGACGGAGGCGAAGCTGGACAACGTGCTCGTCCTGCGCGGTGACCCACCCCTCGGACAGAAGACCTTCACCCCGGCGGAGGGCGGCTTCGCCTATGCCTCGGAGCTGGTGCAATTCATCCGAGAAGAGGATTTCAACTTCTGCATGGGGGGCGCGTGCTATCCGGAGGGCCACGTGGAAACGGCCTCCCGCGACGACGACCTGCGTCATCTGAAGGCCAAGGTCGACGCGGGGCTGGACTTCGTGGTGACGCAGCTCTTCTTCGACAACGCGTTCTACTTCGACTTCGTGGAGCGGGCCCGCCGCGCGGGCATCAACGTCCCCATCGTCCCGGGCATCATGCCCATCACCAACTACGACCAGGTGCAGCGCTTCACGCGCATGTGCGGCGCCACGGTGCCCATGCGGCTGGGTCTGCAGTTGGAGCGGGTGAAGGACCAGCCGGACGCGGTGGTGCAGCTGGGCGTGGCGCACGCCACGGTGCAGTGCATGGAGCTCTTGTCGCGCGGCGTGCCAGGTATCCACTTCTACACACTCAACAAGTCCCCGGCCACGCGGATGATCGTGAGCGCCTTGAGAGCCCGTACATGA
- the gcvT gene encoding glycine cleavage system aminomethyltransferase GcvT has translation MTRRTPLNEAHRALGARMVDFAGWDMPVQYSSVIAEHEAVRNSVGLFDVSHMGEVEFAGPGALETVNGLISNDLARIADGQAVYAGLLNEQGGFVDDVVAYRFSPERILICVNASNRDKDFAWMKAHARGVAPVDRGDEYAQIAVQGPKAAGLVQRLTKTDTSKIGTYRFAEGEVAGVRCIISRTGYTGEDGFELYCAPDGAVALWNALLDAGQQDGVKPCGLGCRDSLRTEMKYALYGNDIDDTHTALEAGLGWIVKLDKAAFIGKDALVAQKAAGVKRKLVGLELTGAGIPRHGYPILKEGVRVGEVTSGTMGPSVKKPIGIGYVPTELAAEGSTFDVEIRGRAVPAVVVKTPFLKKP, from the coding sequence ATGACCCGGCGTACGCCGCTCAACGAGGCCCACCGCGCGCTGGGCGCTCGGATGGTTGACTTCGCGGGTTGGGACATGCCCGTGCAGTATTCTTCCGTCATCGCCGAGCACGAGGCGGTACGCAACAGCGTCGGACTCTTCGACGTGTCGCACATGGGCGAGGTGGAGTTCGCCGGCCCGGGTGCGCTGGAGACGGTCAACGGACTCATCTCCAATGACCTCGCCCGGATTGCGGACGGGCAGGCTGTCTATGCGGGCTTGCTCAATGAGCAGGGAGGCTTCGTCGACGACGTCGTCGCCTACCGCTTCAGCCCCGAGCGCATCCTCATCTGCGTCAATGCCAGCAACCGCGACAAGGACTTCGCCTGGATGAAGGCGCACGCGCGCGGCGTCGCGCCCGTGGACCGCGGCGACGAGTACGCGCAGATCGCCGTGCAGGGCCCCAAGGCCGCGGGCCTGGTGCAGCGGCTGACGAAGACGGACACCTCCAAGATCGGCACCTACCGCTTCGCCGAGGGCGAAGTGGCGGGCGTGCGCTGCATCATCTCGCGCACCGGCTACACGGGCGAGGACGGCTTCGAGCTGTACTGCGCGCCGGACGGCGCGGTGGCGCTGTGGAACGCGCTGCTCGACGCGGGGCAGCAGGACGGCGTGAAGCCCTGCGGCCTGGGCTGCCGGGACAGCCTGCGCACGGAGATGAAGTACGCGCTCTACGGCAATGACATCGACGACACGCACACCGCGCTGGAGGCGGGGCTCGGGTGGATCGTCAAGCTGGACAAGGCGGCCTTCATCGGGAAGGACGCGCTGGTGGCGCAGAAGGCCGCGGGCGTGAAGCGCAAGCTGGTGGGCCTCGAGCTGACCGGCGCCGGCATCCCTCGCCACGGCTACCCCATCCTCAAGGAGGGCGTCCGCGTCGGTGAGGTGACGAGCGGAACGATGGGCCCCTCGGTGAAGAAGCCCATCGGCATCGGCTACGTGCCCACGGAGCTGGCCGCGGAAGGCTCCACGTTCGATGTCGAGATTCGCGGTCGCGCAGTGCCCGCCGTCGTCGTGAAGACGCCGTTCCTCAAGAAGCCCTGA
- the gcvH gene encoding glycine cleavage system protein GcvH yields the protein MSNIPENLKYTSDHEWARIEGNKAVVGITDHAQNTLGDVVYVELPKVGRKVAKGEAFGTVESVKAVSELFSPLSGTITKINEELTGEPELLNTDTYSDGWIIEIELSDTKELAELLDAAAYAKLLQNG from the coding sequence ATGTCGAACATCCCCGAGAACCTGAAGTACACCAGCGATCACGAGTGGGCCCGCATCGAGGGCAACAAGGCGGTGGTCGGCATCACGGACCACGCGCAGAACACGCTGGGCGACGTGGTCTACGTGGAGCTGCCCAAGGTGGGCCGCAAGGTCGCGAAGGGCGAGGCGTTCGGCACGGTCGAGTCCGTGAAGGCCGTCTCGGAGCTGTTCTCGCCGCTCTCCGGAACCATCACCAAGATCAACGAGGAACTCACCGGCGAGCCCGAACTGCTCAACACCGACACCTACAGTGACGGGTGGATCATCGAGATCGAGCTCTCGGACACCAAGGAACTGGCCGAGCTCCTGGACGCCGCCGCGTACGCCAAGCTGCTCCAGAACGGCTGA
- the gcvP gene encoding aminomethyl-transferring glycine dehydrogenase — MSLNWKYQESFAGRHNGPDEHELKQMLSALGVDSLDAFIDQTVPPAIRSKEPLRLAPAKGEHDLLTQLEAIAAKNQVFRSFIGMGYSDTHTPNVILRNIFQNPGWYTQYTPYQAEIAQGRLEALLNFQTMVMDLTGLEVANASLLDEGTAAAEAMSLALNVKGDDSDAAFFVSESCHPQTVDVVRTRAQPLGVEIVVGDHRTVDLGAKKYVGALVQYPTTDGAVVDYRSFADKVHAAGGLFIVAADLLSLTLLTPPGEFGADVAVGSAQRFGVPMGYGGPHAGYFATKSAYTRVMPGRLIGVSEDAQGRRALRMALQTREQHIRREKATSNICTAQVLLAVIASMYAVYHGPKGLKSIAERVHGLAVVLARGLAKLGLKPRHEQFFDTLRVELTAQQVRAVLAAAESARMNFRRIDEKTLGVSLDETTRGSDVEAILSAFATGVGKSQAPSLEEVGVNVESSVSPDLRRRSAFLSHAVFNSYHSETEMLRYIRRLEAKDLSLTHSMIPLGSCTMKLNATAEMIPVTWPQFGRLHPFAPTSQAAGYKVIFEQLEQMLSSITGFAGCSLQPNAGSQGEYAGLLVIRAYHQGRGQGHRDVCLIPSSAHGTNPASAVMAGYKVVVTKCDENGNIDLDDLRARAEEHKDKLAALMVTYPSTHGVFEEEIKEICSIVHERGGQVYMDGANLNAQVGLTAPGLVGADVCHINLHKTFCIPHGGGGPGMGPICVASHLVKYLPGHPVIQTGGSDGIGAISAAPWGSASILLISWMYIAMMGGEGLTQATKLAILNANYIAERLQPHYPVLYRGKRGRVAHECIVDLRPLKKTSGVEVEDVAKRLMDYGFHAPTVSFPVAGTLMIEPTESESRAELDRFCDAMIAIRQEIREVEEGRMPKDNNVLKNAPHTSRVISAPEWNRPYSREVAVFPAPWVRDNKFWPSVGRLNNVLGDRKLVCSCPPIEDYMTPEPKPAVA, encoded by the coding sequence ATGTCCTTGAACTGGAAGTATCAGGAGTCGTTCGCCGGCCGGCACAACGGTCCGGATGAGCATGAGCTGAAGCAGATGTTGTCCGCGCTGGGCGTGGACTCGCTCGATGCCTTCATCGACCAGACCGTGCCGCCCGCCATCCGCTCCAAGGAGCCGCTGCGGCTCGCGCCGGCGAAGGGCGAGCACGACCTGCTCACCCAGTTGGAGGCCATCGCCGCGAAGAACCAGGTGTTCCGGTCCTTCATCGGCATGGGCTACTCCGACACGCACACGCCCAACGTCATCCTCCGCAACATCTTCCAGAACCCGGGCTGGTACACGCAGTACACGCCGTACCAGGCGGAGATCGCGCAGGGGCGGCTGGAGGCGCTGCTCAACTTCCAGACGATGGTGATGGACCTGACGGGCCTGGAGGTTGCCAACGCGTCGCTGCTCGACGAGGGCACCGCCGCCGCCGAGGCGATGTCGCTGGCGCTGAACGTCAAGGGCGACGACTCCGACGCCGCGTTCTTCGTCTCCGAGTCCTGCCATCCCCAGACGGTGGACGTGGTGCGCACGCGCGCCCAGCCGCTGGGCGTGGAAATTGTGGTGGGGGACCACCGCACGGTGGACCTGGGCGCGAAGAAGTACGTGGGCGCGCTGGTGCAGTACCCGACCACGGACGGCGCGGTGGTGGACTACCGCTCCTTCGCGGACAAGGTGCACGCGGCGGGCGGCCTGTTCATCGTCGCCGCGGACCTCTTGAGTCTCACGCTCTTGACGCCTCCGGGTGAGTTCGGCGCGGACGTGGCGGTGGGCAGCGCGCAGCGCTTTGGCGTGCCCATGGGCTACGGCGGTCCGCACGCGGGCTACTTCGCGACGAAGAGCGCGTACACGCGTGTCATGCCGGGCCGCCTCATCGGCGTGTCCGAGGACGCGCAGGGCCGCCGCGCGCTGCGCATGGCGCTCCAGACGCGCGAGCAGCACATCCGCCGCGAGAAGGCCACGAGCAACATCTGCACCGCGCAGGTGCTGCTGGCCGTCATCGCCAGCATGTACGCCGTCTACCACGGGCCCAAGGGCCTGAAGTCCATCGCGGAGCGCGTGCATGGGCTGGCGGTGGTGCTGGCGCGGGGCCTCGCGAAGCTGGGCCTGAAGCCTCGGCACGAGCAGTTCTTCGACACCCTGCGCGTGGAGTTGACGGCGCAGCAGGTGCGCGCGGTGCTGGCCGCCGCCGAGTCGGCGCGGATGAACTTCCGCCGCATCGACGAGAAGACGCTGGGCGTGTCGCTGGACGAGACGACGCGAGGCTCGGACGTGGAGGCCATCCTGTCGGCCTTCGCCACGGGCGTAGGCAAGTCGCAGGCCCCGTCGCTGGAGGAGGTGGGCGTGAACGTGGAGAGCTCCGTGTCTCCCGACCTGCGCCGGCGGAGCGCGTTCCTCTCGCACGCGGTCTTCAACAGCTACCACTCCGAGACGGAGATGCTGCGCTACATCCGGCGGCTCGAGGCCAAGGACCTGTCCTTGACGCACTCGATGATTCCGCTGGGCAGCTGCACGATGAAGCTCAACGCCACCGCGGAGATGATTCCGGTGACGTGGCCGCAGTTCGGCCGGCTGCACCCCTTCGCGCCGACGTCGCAGGCGGCCGGCTACAAGGTCATCTTCGAGCAGCTCGAGCAGATGCTCTCCAGCATCACCGGCTTCGCGGGCTGCTCGCTGCAGCCCAACGCCGGCAGCCAGGGTGAGTACGCGGGCCTGCTCGTCATCCGCGCCTACCACCAGGGCCGAGGTCAGGGGCACCGCGACGTGTGCCTCATCCCGTCCTCCGCGCACGGCACCAACCCGGCCTCCGCCGTCATGGCGGGCTACAAGGTCGTGGTCACCAAGTGCGATGAGAACGGCAACATCGACCTCGACGACCTGCGCGCCCGCGCGGAGGAGCACAAGGACAAGCTCGCCGCGCTGATGGTGACGTACCCGTCCACGCACGGCGTGTTCGAGGAGGAGATCAAGGAGATCTGCTCCATCGTCCACGAGCGCGGCGGTCAGGTGTACATGGACGGCGCCAACCTCAACGCGCAGGTGGGCCTCACCGCGCCGGGGCTGGTGGGCGCGGACGTCTGCCACATCAACCTGCACAAGACGTTCTGCATCCCGCACGGCGGTGGCGGCCCGGGCATGGGCCCCATCTGCGTGGCCAGCCACCTGGTGAAGTACCTGCCGGGACACCCGGTCATCCAGACGGGCGGCTCGGACGGCATCGGCGCCATCTCCGCGGCTCCGTGGGGCAGCGCGAGCATCCTGCTCATCTCGTGGATGTACATCGCCATGATGGGCGGCGAGGGCCTCACCCAGGCGACGAAGCTGGCCATCCTCAACGCGAACTACATCGCCGAGCGGCTCCAGCCTCACTACCCGGTGCTGTACCGGGGCAAGCGGGGCCGCGTGGCGCACGAGTGCATCGTCGACCTGCGTCCGCTGAAGAAGACGTCGGGCGTCGAGGTGGAGGACGTGGCCAAGCGGCTCATGGACTACGGCTTCCACGCGCCCACGGTGTCCTTCCCGGTGGCGGGCACGCTGATGATCGAGCCGACGGAGAGCGAGTCCCGCGCGGAGCTGGACCGGTTCTGCGACGCGATGATCGCCATCCGTCAGGAGATTCGCGAAGTCGAGGAGGGGCGCATGCCGAAGGACAACAACGTCCTGAAGAACGCGCCGCACACCTCGCGCGTCATCTCCGCGCCGGAGTGGAACCGTCCGTACTCCCGCGAGGTCGCCGTGTTCCCGGCCCCGTGGGTGCGCGACAACAAGTTCTGGCCGTCGGTGGGGCGCCTCAACAACGTGCTGGGCGACCGCAAGCTCGTGTGCTCGTGCCCGCCCATCGAGGACTACATGACGCCGGAGCCCAAGCCCGCCGTCGCGTGA
- a CDS encoding cation diffusion facilitator family transporter, with translation MDTPLNDRTAELQQRSKNIRFVLFAILLANWVVAGAKLVFGLMSQSAAVTADGLHSFIDGGSNVLGLVAMGVASRPADEDHPYGHGKFEALASLGIGAMIGIGMLELGRMALDSLLHDRHVEVTPAMAVVMVLTLAVNLAVTRVEGHYGRKYKSSLLLADASHTLSDVFVTLAVLASLGLVALGFPKADGIIALGVMVFVAWVAYGIVRQAVNILSDTARLDPAQVAQHTMSVSGVRSCRDVRSRGMEESVYVDLKIEVDPNLTTAQAHEVADRVERTLQAAYPQLVDVVVHVEPEHGDQGAPRPHGHHA, from the coding sequence GTGGACACCCCGCTCAACGACCGCACCGCAGAGCTCCAGCAGCGCAGCAAGAACATCCGCTTCGTGTTGTTCGCCATCCTCCTGGCCAACTGGGTCGTCGCGGGCGCCAAGCTCGTCTTCGGCTTGATGAGCCAGTCCGCGGCGGTGACGGCGGATGGACTTCACTCGTTCATCGACGGCGGCTCCAACGTGCTGGGCCTGGTGGCCATGGGTGTGGCCTCCCGCCCCGCGGACGAAGACCACCCCTACGGACACGGCAAGTTCGAGGCGCTCGCCTCGCTGGGCATCGGCGCGATGATTGGCATCGGCATGCTGGAGCTGGGGCGCATGGCGCTCGACTCGCTGCTGCATGACCGGCACGTCGAGGTGACGCCCGCCATGGCCGTGGTCATGGTGCTCACCCTCGCCGTCAACCTGGCGGTGACACGCGTGGAGGGCCACTACGGGCGCAAGTACAAGAGCAGCCTGCTCCTGGCCGACGCCAGCCACACCCTGTCGGACGTGTTCGTGACGCTGGCGGTGCTCGCCTCGCTGGGCCTGGTGGCGCTGGGCTTCCCCAAGGCGGACGGCATCATCGCGCTGGGCGTCATGGTCTTCGTCGCGTGGGTGGCCTACGGCATCGTCCGGCAGGCGGTGAACATCCTCTCGGACACCGCTCGGTTGGACCCCGCGCAGGTGGCGCAGCACACCATGTCCGTGTCCGGCGTGCGCAGCTGCCGCGACGTGCGCAGCCGAGGCATGGAGGAGAGCGTCTACGTCGACCTCAAGATCGAGGTGGACCCGAACCTCACCACCGCGCAGGCCCATGAAGTCGCGGACCGCGTGGAGCGCACGCTCCAGGCCGCCTACCCCCAACTGGTGGACGTGGTGGTGCACGTGGAGCCGGAGCACGGCGACCAGGGTGCGCCCCGGCCGCATGGCCACCACGCCTGA